One Deinococcus yavapaiensis KR-236 DNA segment encodes these proteins:
- a CDS encoding FAD-dependent oxidoreductase translates to MSDVCVVGGGPAGMILALLLARQGIDVTVLEAARNFDRSFRGDTLHPAILELMADLGLADDLLALPHTRARGARFISPQSTQVVADFTTLNTRYPYLAVMKQARFLEFLHERLRAFSHVRVRFGARVEGLTTRDGRVTGVTARTDDGIIDVPATLTVGADGRFSKVRDLASLPLHVHSPGQDVLWFALPRRASDPSGFVDLYLGGPHCIVTTDHGERWQVGYSIEKGSYARAKAAGVTALRRAVEETIPWLADRASLLTDWRQVQLLSVQVARAPRWHRDGLLLIGDAAHPISPIGGLGINMAVQDAIAAANRLSAPLRAGALRERHLRSVQRARAWQIAVLQAQQVVEEREVITIHGGATLHVPMLALRMLHRLPGLRRVPAYITAYGLRPERLRR, encoded by the coding sequence ATGTCGGACGTGTGCGTCGTCGGAGGCGGACCGGCGGGAATGATCCTCGCGTTGCTGCTCGCGCGCCAAGGAATCGACGTGACGGTGTTGGAAGCCGCGCGGAACTTCGATCGTTCCTTTCGCGGCGACACGCTGCATCCCGCGATCTTGGAGCTCATGGCCGACCTCGGGTTGGCCGACGACTTGCTCGCCTTGCCGCACACGCGCGCGCGCGGCGCGCGCTTCATCTCACCGCAGAGCACGCAAGTCGTCGCCGACTTCACGACGCTCAACACGCGCTACCCGTACCTCGCCGTCATGAAGCAAGCGCGCTTCTTGGAGTTCTTGCACGAACGCTTGCGAGCGTTTTCGCACGTCCGTGTGCGCTTCGGCGCGCGCGTCGAAGGCCTCACCACGCGTGACGGGCGCGTCACGGGTGTCACCGCCCGCACGGACGACGGCATCATCGACGTCCCGGCGACCCTCACGGTCGGCGCGGACGGCCGCTTCTCGAAAGTGCGCGACCTCGCGAGCTTGCCGTTGCACGTCCACTCGCCCGGGCAAGACGTGTTGTGGTTCGCGCTGCCGCGCCGTGCAAGCGATCCCAGCGGCTTCGTCGACTTGTACCTCGGCGGGCCGCACTGCATCGTCACGACCGACCACGGCGAACGCTGGCAAGTCGGGTACTCTATCGAGAAAGGATCGTACGCGCGCGCCAAGGCGGCGGGCGTGACGGCGTTGCGGCGCGCCGTGGAGGAGACCATTCCGTGGCTCGCCGACCGCGCGTCGCTTCTGACGGACTGGCGGCAAGTGCAGCTCTTGTCGGTGCAAGTGGCGCGCGCGCCGAGGTGGCACCGTGACGGCTTGCTGCTGATCGGGGACGCCGCGCATCCGATCTCCCCCATCGGCGGGCTCGGCATCAACATGGCCGTGCAAGACGCGATCGCCGCCGCCAACCGCCTCTCCGCACCGCTTCGCGCGGGCGCGCTGCGCGAACGGCACCTTCGCAGCGTGCAGCGAGCGCGCGCTTGGCAAATCGCGGTGTTGCAAGCGCAGCAAGTCGTGGAGGAACGCGAAGTCATCACGATTCACGGCGGGGCGACGCTGCACGTGCCGATGCTGGCGCTACGGATGTTGCACCGCCTTCCCGGTTTGCGGCGCGTGCCCGCCTACATCACCGCGTACGGATTGCGGCCCGAGCGGTTGCGGCGCTGA
- a CDS encoding phosphotransferase family protein — protein sequence MARLNVSLAVRTAARALSGGPIVTARHIPRALRSTFGSVETLDGWNGETASYARARADGAPPLFVKYRRALDFDARAFARFQRETLYLRAFAPRVDVPHAALLHAASDDATRKAHVVLRDLTDETRGWGDLDERERLAKLPHFTAIVARLHGAWAGHAALSEHPTFPWAPVKVAEKARAALARVPAFGVPSDIEAAAKRLRAPNALETLLSAPTIATMTHGDLHFGQVLFSERGAYLVDYQHAGVAPLGFDLAHLLGLRLSLVERRALEDEVLAAYARALEPFGVKPDLHAELRVGAILNFVAMWRRSAREPSETFRNLLVRAGVLLHDVGVTT from the coding sequence GTGGCTCGCCTGAACGTCTCGCTCGCCGTTCGGACCGCCGCTCGCGCTTTGAGCGGCGGTCCGATCGTCACGGCGCGTCACATTCCTCGGGCGCTGCGCTCCACGTTCGGTTCCGTCGAGACGCTCGACGGTTGGAACGGCGAGACGGCGAGTTACGCGCGCGCGCGCGCCGACGGCGCGCCGCCCTTGTTCGTGAAGTATCGCCGCGCGCTCGACTTCGACGCGCGGGCCTTCGCGCGCTTTCAACGTGAAACGCTGTACTTGCGCGCCTTCGCGCCTCGCGTGGACGTGCCGCACGCGGCGTTGCTGCACGCGGCGAGCGACGACGCGACGCGCAAAGCGCACGTCGTGCTGCGCGACCTCACCGACGAGACGCGCGGCTGGGGCGACCTCGACGAGCGCGAACGCCTCGCGAAGCTGCCGCACTTCACGGCGATCGTCGCGCGGTTGCACGGCGCGTGGGCCGGGCACGCCGCGCTGAGCGAACACCCGACCTTTCCGTGGGCGCCCGTGAAAGTCGCTGAGAAAGCCCGAGCGGCGTTGGCGCGCGTCCCGGCGTTCGGCGTGCCGAGCGATATCGAAGCGGCCGCCAAGCGCTTGCGCGCCCCGAACGCGTTGGAGACCTTGCTGAGCGCGCCGACCATCGCGACGATGACGCACGGCGACTTGCACTTCGGCCAAGTGCTGTTCTCCGAGCGGGGCGCGTACCTCGTCGATTACCAGCACGCGGGCGTCGCCCCGCTCGGATTCGACCTCGCGCACCTGCTGGGCTTGCGCTTGTCGCTCGTGGAACGCCGCGCCCTCGAAGACGAAGTGCTCGCGGCGTACGCGCGCGCCCTGGAGCCGTTCGGCGTGAAGCCCGACTTGCACGCGGAGTTGCGCGTCGGGGCGATTCTCAACTTCGTGGCGATGTGGCGGCGAAGCGCGCGCGAACCGTCCGAAACGTTCCGCAATCTGCTCGTGCGCGCGGGCGTGCTGCTGCACGACGTCGGCGTCACGACGTGA
- a CDS encoding cyclase family protein — MRDVTRQLTPGHPNWPGDEPYRLEPRLRISGGDAVNTVLIATSSHTGTHVDAPFHYDDAGLQLHEVPLSVWVGPCRVLSATGFDVVPASVLDGAGDLPERVLLYTGQPARWETFPTTFSALSPELIRALAERGVKLVGTDAPSVDPLTSKTLDAHMACKEAGVFILEGLDLDGVAPGAYELVCLPLPLWGGDGAPARVILR, encoded by the coding sequence ATGCGTGATGTCACTCGTCAACTCACGCCCGGCCATCCCAACTGGCCGGGCGACGAACCGTACCGTCTCGAACCGCGCTTGCGCATCTCGGGTGGCGACGCCGTCAACACGGTCCTCATCGCGACGAGTTCGCATACCGGCACGCACGTCGACGCGCCCTTTCACTACGACGACGCGGGCTTGCAATTGCACGAGGTGCCGCTGAGCGTGTGGGTCGGGCCGTGCCGCGTCTTGAGCGCGACCGGTTTCGACGTCGTTCCCGCCAGCGTCCTCGACGGCGCGGGCGATCTGCCCGAACGCGTGCTGCTGTACACGGGACAACCCGCGCGTTGGGAGACCTTTCCGACGACCTTCTCGGCGTTGTCGCCCGAGTTGATTCGCGCGCTCGCCGAGCGCGGCGTCAAACTCGTCGGCACGGACGCGCCGAGCGTCGATCCGCTCACGAGCAAGACGCTCGACGCGCACATGGCGTGCAAGGAGGCGGGCGTGTTCATCCTCGAAGGTCTCGACCTCGACGGCGTCGCGCCCGGCGCATACGAACTCGTGTGCCTGCCGCTGCCGCTGTGGGGCGGCGACGGCGCGCCCGCGCGGGTGATCTTGCGATGA
- the kynU gene encoding kynureninase: MRRGDFATPRGKIYLDGNSLGPLPSRAKEELLARLDEWEQRAVEGWDAWFDFAERLSPSLARLVGARDDEVIATGSITSNMHALLATFYRPQGPRRHLVATSLDFPSDLYALNSWAEREGAEVRLIPSRDGYTLHDDDVDAALAGDVALAWLPTVLYRSGQLLDVSRWTRVAHDRGLLIGWDAAHSAGSVPHAFHDDEVDFAVWCHYKYVNAGPGAPGGLFVHDRHFDRVPGLAGWWGHDKASQFEMAPTFRKARGAGAFQIGTPSILALGALKGALEAFDELGMTAIRGRSLELTAHLTRLVDEVLPEVRIVTPREAARRGGHVALAHPEAGALSLALRARGIVPDFREPDILRLAPVALYNDEADLERTVRVLRDLLDSGAHRDAVAASLVK, encoded by the coding sequence ATGAGGCGCGGCGACTTCGCGACGCCGCGCGGCAAGATCTACCTCGACGGCAACTCGCTCGGACCGCTGCCCTCGCGCGCCAAGGAAGAGTTGCTCGCGCGGCTCGACGAGTGGGAGCAGCGCGCGGTGGAAGGTTGGGACGCCTGGTTCGACTTCGCCGAGCGGTTGTCGCCGTCCCTCGCGCGCCTCGTCGGCGCGAGGGACGACGAGGTCATCGCGACCGGTTCGATCACCTCGAACATGCACGCGCTTCTGGCGACGTTCTATCGACCTCAAGGGCCACGGCGGCATCTCGTGGCGACGAGCCTCGACTTTCCGTCGGACTTGTACGCTTTGAACAGCTGGGCCGAGCGCGAAGGCGCGGAAGTTCGCTTGATTCCCAGCCGCGACGGGTACACGCTGCACGACGACGACGTCGACGCGGCGCTCGCAGGCGACGTCGCCCTGGCGTGGCTGCCGACCGTGCTGTACCGCAGCGGGCAACTGCTCGACGTTTCCCGCTGGACGCGCGTCGCGCACGACCGCGGTCTGCTGATCGGGTGGGACGCGGCGCACTCGGCGGGCAGCGTGCCGCACGCCTTTCACGACGACGAGGTCGACTTCGCCGTGTGGTGCCACTACAAGTACGTCAACGCCGGACCGGGCGCGCCCGGCGGTCTGTTCGTGCACGATCGGCACTTCGACCGCGTGCCGGGCCTCGCCGGATGGTGGGGGCACGACAAGGCCTCGCAGTTCGAAATGGCGCCGACGTTTCGCAAAGCGCGCGGCGCGGGCGCCTTTCAAATCGGAACGCCCAGCATCCTCGCGCTCGGCGCGCTCAAAGGAGCGCTCGAAGCGTTCGACGAGCTCGGCATGACCGCGATTCGCGGGCGATCGCTCGAACTCACGGCGCACTTGACGCGCCTCGTCGACGAGGTCCTGCCGGAAGTGCGCATTGTCACGCCGCGTGAAGCGGCGCGGCGCGGCGGGCACGTGGCGCTCGCGCATCCCGAGGCAGGAGCGTTGTCGCTCGCGCTGCGCGCGCGCGGCATCGTTCCCGACTTTCGAGAACCCGACATCCTGCGCCTCGCGCCCGTCGCGCTGTACAACGACGAGGCGGACTTGGAGCGCACCGTGCGCGTCTTGCGCGACTTGCTCGACTCGGGCGCGCACCGAGACGCCGTGGCGGCCAGCCTCGTGAAGTGA